The genomic DNA TTGTCTAGGAGAAACTCCAATTGAAACTATGGATATGATTGGCCATAAAAGAGGGTTTATAACAGGTAAAAAAGAACTAGATTATACACGCATAGCCACAACTGTATTAAATGAATTTAGAGATGGAAAAATAGGAAATATAACATTGGAAGTTCCAGAAAACGTTAAAAGATAGATTTTAAAACAAAATCAAAAATTTAATGTTAAAAATTTAAAAAAGCCTTTTAGCAAAGGCTTTTTTATTTTTTTGAAATATAGACAAATATCTCCATATAAAAGTATAAATTAGGTTAGAAAACCTTTAAAAATATTAATTTAAGACAAATATACCTAATATTTTGAAAATTAAAATGAGTGTGATTATTTAAAATTTTAGCATATTGACTTGCTTGTTTCGTATAATATATAATAAGCACAAATAAATACAATATATTAAAAATTTAATTTATTTAATTTTATTAATTTAATAATAAGTTCTTATTGTTTAATTCAACTTACTTATGCAAGCGTAAACAATCGAGACATTTTATTAATTTAATAAGGTTAAAAAGGGGGATTTTATAATGGGTAAGACCAAGGATGTTATAGTATTTGGATTTGCGTTATTTGCAATGTTCTTTGGAGCAGGTAACTTAATATTTCCACCTTACTTGGGAATAATTACAGGTCCAGAATGGTTAATTGCCTTCTTAGGATTTACGTTTGCTGATGCTGGATTGGCACTTCTAGCAGTAATGGCTACAGCTAAATTCGATGGAAACGTAGTTGAAATGTTTAAAAGATGTGGTATGAAGTTAGGAATTCTTATAGGTTGTGCAGATATTTTATGTATAGGACCATTCTTAGCTATACCAAGAACAGGTGCAACAACTTATGAAATGGGTATAATGCCTTTGTTTGGAACTTCAATTCCAGTGTTATTATTCTGTATACTTTTTTTTGCGATTTCATATGTACTAACAATAAGACCTTCTAAGGTCGTAGATATAGTTGGACAGTTTTTAACTCCAGCTCTTCTAATAGCTTTAGCATTTATAATTATAAAAGGTATTATATCACCTCTTGGAGATATAGTAGATAAACCTATGATACCTAATGTATTTGCAGAAGGTATAGGTCAAGGATATCAGACAATGGATGCTTTTGCAGCAATAGCACTTGCATCAGTGCTAATAGTATCTTTAAATGATAAAGGATATTCTACTATTAGTGACAAGTTGAAAATGATTGGTAAGGCGGGTGTTCTTGCTTGTGGAGGATTAGCTCTAGTTTATGGAGGATTATGTTTCCTTGGGGCAACTGTATCAACAATGTATGGAACAGATGCAGTACAATCACAAGTAATAGTAAATATAACTGAAGGATTGCTTGGAAATGTTGGGAAAGCGATTTTAGCAGTAGTAGTATCATTAGCATGTTTAACTACATCTATAGGTCTTACATCTGCCACAGGTCAATATTTCTCTAGACTTACAAAAGGTAAATTGAGTTATGAAAAAATAGTATTAGCTGTATCTGTATTCAGTGCAGTAGTAGCATCTTTTGGTGTTGGAACTATAATAAAGATAGCATCTCCTATACTAAGTATAGTTTATCCACCATCAATTGTTTTAATAATTTTAGCTTTCTTCAATGAAAAAATTAAGAATGATAATGTATACAAAGGAGCAGTATATATGTCATTGCTTGTAAGTATACTAACAGTTATATCTAGTTATGGAGTAGCTGTTCCAGTAGTAAATTCTTTACCTCTTAATTCATTAGGATTTAACTGGGTGGTGCCAGTTATAATAGCTGGAATAATTGGTAATTTTATACCATCAAAGAGTCAATCTAATACACTTGGAACAAACTAAGTTTTGTTTAATTAAAATATAATCAATTGTAAATAAATGAGTTAACTAAAAGTAAAAGGAGTTATTTGTACAAATAACTCCTTTTATTTTTAGATTCTATATTTAATTATTTGTATTTAATATGGAAAAAGTATAAGAAAATATCAAAAAAATATATGGTTTATTTTTTAACAATAATAGAGATTAAAAAAGAATTTTAGAGTAATTTTATAAATTTAAGTATACATATTAAATGATTTTTACAAAAATATAATATAAATAAAATTGTGACAATAATAAAATAATAAAACAAAATTTAAGACATATGATTATATAAATGTATTAAATAAATGAGTAAATTGTTTTCATTGAGAGATATATTAAGAATTTTTAGTTAATTATGACATATAAGTATGTAAACGTGAATACTAGCAACTGCAAAGTTTAAGTAAGTTGGAAGTTAGAGAGTAATTGTTATGAAGAAAAATAAGTTGATAAATCATAATAAGGAATTTTCAGAAAAAATGGTTTTAAGAGTAAAAAACAAGAGGCAAATCTATGCAAGTAGAATAAAAATTGAATAAAGTTAACTGTCAATTTAGCAAAATAAATACAAAATACTACAAGAATTAACGTAAATAGGTGTTATGATAAAAGGAAAACGATTTTTTAAGAATCATAATTTTGAAAATTAAAAAAATTAAAAATGCTATTGACTGCTTTTTTTTCAGATTATATAATAAACACAAAATATTTAAAATTTAAATTGAATTAAAAAGATTATATGAATGTAAAAAAGGAGAGTGATATATACAGTATATAAAGCAATACAACTTAATAATAAATCGAATAATCTAAAAAGTCTTAATATTTTAATTATTCGGAATAGTTAATTTTATCAAGAAAAATTAGAGAAAAAACAAAAAACCAACTATGTTTAAAGTATACAGGTTGATTTTGTTTAATTAAGAAAGTTGTATTAAATATTGTGAAGATTTTATAAATTATGAAACATAATTGACAAATTTAAGTCAAAAATGTATAATTAAATAAAATCTCGTCAAAAGGTTTTCATTTAATTAAGAGATTGGACTTATTTTTTAGTAAAAGGTAGTAAAATTCAAATGGGGGTGCTTTAAATGGGTGAGAAACAAATCAATTTTAAAGATGTAATTGTAATTGGATTTGCACTATTTGCAATGTTTTTTGGTGCAGGGAACTTAATCTTCCCTCCATATCTAGGAGTTTTATCTGGAAGTAGTTGGCTAGTAGCTTTCATAGGATTCCTTTTTGCAGATGGTGGTTTGGCATTATTAGCAGTTATAGCAGCAACTAAGTTCAATGGAGACACATCGAAGATGTTCTCAAGAGCAGGCAAAGGATTAAGTATTGCATTAGGATGTGCAATGGTAATCTGTATAGGGCCACTTTTAGCAATACCTAGAACAGCAGCAACAACTTATGAAATGGGTATATTACCTACAATAGGTTCTGGAATAAGCCCAGTAATATTCTCTATAGTATTCTTTGCTCTAGTATTGGTTTTAACAATAAGACCATCAAAAGTTGTAGATATAGTTGGGTCAATATTAACTCCAGCTTTACTTATAGCTTTGGCAGTATTAATAGTTAAAGGTATCGTATCTCCATTAGGAGAAATAAGAGACAGTTCTTTAATACAAAATGTATTTGCAGAAGGTATAACTCAAGGTTATCAAACAATGGATGCATTGGCAGCTAGTGTATTTGCATCAATTATAATCATGTCAGTAATAGCTAAAGGTTATACAGGTGAGAAAGAAAAGATGAAAGCCACAATAAGTGCAGGTGTAATTGCAGTAATAGGAATGGCATTAGTTTATGGTGGATTATGTTATCTTGGAGCAACTGTGTCTCAACAATATGGACAAGATGTTCAACAAACAGCTTTAATAGTTGCAATAACAGCAGCTTTACTTGGAACTACAGGTAAAATTTTATTGGCTATTATAGTTGCATTAGCATGTTTAACAACAGCTATAGGTCTTTCTTCAGCAGCTGGTCAATATTTCTCAACACTTACAGATGGAAAATTAAAGTATGAGCATATAGTTATAGTAGTTTGTGTATTTAGTGCAATCATATCAAACTTTGGAGTAAGTACAATAATACAATTCTCTTCTCCTATACTAAGTATGGTATATCCAGCAACTATAACTCTAGTTATACTAGCATTATTTAGTAATAAAATTAAAAATAACAACGTGTTCAAATGTGCTGCATACATGGCATTATTAGTAAGTGTATTAACAGTTGCAACAAGTTTTGGTGTAAAAATTCCTCTAGTTAATAGCTTACCATTTGCTTCATTAGGATTTAACTGGATAGTTCCAGTTGTAATAGCAGGAATAATAGGAAACTTTATTCCATCTAAAAGCAGTAAAACTGCATAATAATAAAAACTAATTGATAATTATGGAATTGCCTTTAAATTATATAGGCAATTCCTTTTTATATTTAAAAGAATTATTAAATTATTGTAGATAAAAGAACATTATTAATCCTATTTGATAAATTTAAAAATTTATTTTTGGAGTAGTATGATTTATAAAGATAATAAAATAAAAAAGATTCATTTATAATTATAAATAAAATTAAATTATATATTATAAGTGTTTAGTATTAATATAAAAACACTAATACATATTTTTGTAAAGAAAAAATAAAGAATTTATTTTCTAAATACTTATTAATTAATCAAAGTTAAAATGAAAAAAATATAAAAAAATAAAGTATATAAGAGTATAATTTGACTTTTATATACTTTTTTATATTATTTTTGAGTTTTTTAGGAAGATATTTTACAAGTTAAGAAAACTATAAGGAGTGTTATATTGAATATAAAATAGTATAATATATATTATGTTAGATAATTAATATGAAAATATACAAATATATAAAAAGTTTGTTTAGAGTTATAGTTAATGTGTGTATTAATTTAATACTAATTTATTGGAGGTTTAAAAATGAAGTACATAATAAAAAGAGATGGTACAAAAGAACTTTTTAGTAAAAGTAAGATTGAAGATGCTGTCTATAAAGCTAGTATAAATAGTGAAGGTGGCGTAGATAGAGAGTTGGCATATGATATATCAAGAAAAATAGCTAATGACTATAATTCTATGGAAAAATGCTTATCCGTAGAAGAAATACAAGATATAGTTGAAGTACTACTTATGGAATCAAATAGAAAAGATATAGCAAAACACTACATATTATATAGAGAAAGACGCTCTGAAATAAGGACTAAAGCTTGGGAGTTTGATGAATTACAAAAATCAATATGGAAGAACAAGTATAGACATAATGGTGAGAGTTTTGATGAATGGATAAAGAGAATTTCAAATAATAGTTCAAGAATATCAAAACTAATAAGACAAAAAAGATTTCTATTTGCTGGAAGAATTTTAGCAAATAGAGGATTACAGAAAGAGGGAAAAAAAGTAACATATTCTAATTGTTATGTAATAGAACCACCAAAAGATAGCATAGAAGATATATTTGATACTGCAAAAAAACTTGCTAGAACTTTTA from Clostridioides difficile ATCC 9689 = DSM 1296 includes the following:
- the brnQ gene encoding branched-chain amino acid transport system II carrier protein → MGEKQINFKDVIVIGFALFAMFFGAGNLIFPPYLGVLSGSSWLVAFIGFLFADGGLALLAVIAATKFNGDTSKMFSRAGKGLSIALGCAMVICIGPLLAIPRTAATTYEMGILPTIGSGISPVIFSIVFFALVLVLTIRPSKVVDIVGSILTPALLIALAVLIVKGIVSPLGEIRDSSLIQNVFAEGITQGYQTMDALAASVFASIIIMSVIAKGYTGEKEKMKATISAGVIAVIGMALVYGGLCYLGATVSQQYGQDVQQTALIVAITAALLGTTGKILLAIIVALACLTTAIGLSSAAGQYFSTLTDGKLKYEHIVIVVCVFSAIISNFGVSTIIQFSSPILSMVYPATITLVILALFSNKIKNNNVFKCAAYMALLVSVLTVATSFGVKIPLVNSLPFASLGFNWIVPVVIAGIIGNFIPSKSSKTA
- the brnQ gene encoding branched-chain amino acid transport system II carrier protein; the protein is MGKTKDVIVFGFALFAMFFGAGNLIFPPYLGIITGPEWLIAFLGFTFADAGLALLAVMATAKFDGNVVEMFKRCGMKLGILIGCADILCIGPFLAIPRTGATTYEMGIMPLFGTSIPVLLFCILFFAISYVLTIRPSKVVDIVGQFLTPALLIALAFIIIKGIISPLGDIVDKPMIPNVFAEGIGQGYQTMDAFAAIALASVLIVSLNDKGYSTISDKLKMIGKAGVLACGGLALVYGGLCFLGATVSTMYGTDAVQSQVIVNITEGLLGNVGKAILAVVVSLACLTTSIGLTSATGQYFSRLTKGKLSYEKIVLAVSVFSAVVASFGVGTIIKIASPILSIVYPPSIVLIILAFFNEKIKNDNVYKGAVYMSLLVSILTVISSYGVAVPVVNSLPLNSLGFNWVVPVIIAGIIGNFIPSKSQSNTLGTN